The region CGATGCCGGACTTCCCGGCGATGAAGGTGGCCAAGAAGGGTTCCGCGCCGGACGACTACCGGATGGTGGGGTGGTGGCTGGCGCGCATGGCCGCGGTCACCCAGCCACTGGTGGAGAAGCGCACCTTCTTCCTCCACGGGCACTTCGCCACCTCCGTCCAGAAGGTGAAGAGCCCCGGCTTCATGCTCGAGCAGAACCAGACCATGCGGACGCTCGGCGGCGGTGACTTCGGCGCGCTCGCCCACGCGATGGTGCGGGACCCGGCGATGATGCTGTGGCTGGACAGTGCCGGCAACACGAGCAAGGCGCCGAACGAGAACCTGGCGCGCGAGCTGATGGAGCTGTTCACGCTCGGCGTCGGCAACTACACCGAGGACGACGTCCGGGCCGGTGCTCGCGCTCTCACCGGCTGGCGGCTGGACGCCGGCGGCAAGGCGACGCTGGTGCCCAGGCTGCACGACGACACCCCCAAGACCATCCTGGGCAAGACGGCCGACTTCGACGACACCTCGTTCGTCGACTGGATCCTGCAGCAGCCGGCCTCGCCGAAGTTCGTCACCGGCCGCTTCTGGGACCGCTTCGGCATGCCCGGCCCGATCCCGGCCGACGTCTCCGGCCGCCTGCTGGCCGCCTACGGTCCGAACCGCGACGTCACCGCGCTTCTCAGAGCCCTGTTCCTGGACCCGGTCTTCCGCGGCCCGCAGGCGCGCTACGCCTTGGTGAAACAGCCGACCGAGTACGTCGTCGGCGTTCTCAGAGCCCTGAACATCAAGGTGGACGCGAGCCAGGACGCCAAGGACGCGGCAGCCCTGCGCACCGCCCTCGACGGCCTGGGGCAGATGCCCTTCTACCCGCCGAACGTCGGCGGCTGGCCGGAGGGCACGGCCTGGCTGACCACGGCCGCGGCGCAGACCCGGTTCGTCTTCGCGCAGTGGGCCGTGGCCAAGGGCGACCTGTCGCAGGTCCAGAACAGCAGCCCGTCGCAGCGGATCGACGCCGTCGCGCACCTGCTCGGGGTGGACGCGTTCAGCGACCGGAGCACGGCCGCCCTCACCGAGGTCGTCGCCGACCCCCGGCAACTGGTCACCCTGGCGCTGATCGCGCCGGAGTACCTCGCCAACTGACGGCCGACGGCACCGACAGCACCGACGGAACCTAAGGATTCGACCATGGACACAGTGACCCGCCGCCGCTTCCTGGAGTTGTCCGGCGTCATGTCCACCGGCGCGTTCGCGGCGGCCTGCTCCAGCTCGCACGGCCACCCGGTGGGCGCCCCGAAGCTGACCCCGAGCGGCCCGCAGACCTCCGGCGCGCAGCTCGGCGCGGCCGCGCAGCACGCGCCGCTGGCGCCGGGCCAGGGCGTCCTGGTCCTGGTGACGCTCTACGGCGGCAACGACGGCCTCAACACGGTCATCCCGTACGCCGACCCGGCCTACAACTCCTCCCGCCCCGATCTGGCCTACAGCGCGAGCCAGGTGCTCGACCTGGGCGAGGGCCTGGGCTTCAACCCGGCGATGACCGGCCTGCACCAGATGTGGCAGCGCAAGCTGTGCGCGGTGGTCCGCGGCGTCGGCTATCCGCAGCCGAACCACAGCCACTTCGTCTCCATGGACATCTGGCAGACCGCCACGCCCGGCGACCCCACCAACTCCGGCTGGCTCGGCCGCTGGCTCGACGCCCAGCCCGATGACCAGATGCGGGCCCTGAAAGCGGTCTCCGTCGGCGGCACGCTCCCGCCGCTGCTCGGCGGGACCAAAACCGCGGGAAGCTCGCTGCCGATCGGCCAGTTCCGGCTGCCCAAGCCCGGACCGCTGGACACCGGCTTCACGGGGCTGGGGCAGCCGTCGGCGCAGGACTCCGCCGTGGCCGCGTACGCCGCCCGGGACGTCGCCGACCTGTTCACCGTCGCCAAGACCTTCACCCCGGCGCTGGCCTCGGCGGCCGACGCCGCGGGAGCCAAGGGAGCCGCGGGCGCCAAGGGCACGAAGGGAGCCAAGGCCGCCGCCCCCGCCAAGGCCGCCAAGAGCTCAGCGCTGGCTCAACAGCTGGACATCGTCGCCGAGTGCATCAACGCCTCGGTCCCGACCCGCGTCTACAGCGTCAGCCTCGGCGGCTTCGACACGCACAGTGCCGAGAAGGGCACGCAGTCGGACCTGTGGGGCGAGGTCGACAAGGCGGTCGTCGACTTCCAGAACGCCATCGCCGCCGGACCGCACGGCAAGAACGTCGTCACGATGCTGTACACCGAGTTCGGCCGCCGGGTGCGGGCCAACGCCAACCAGGGCACCGACCACGGCACCGCCGGTCCGGTCCTGCTCCTCGGCGAGCCGGTGAACGGCGGCTTCTACGGCGCGCAGCCCTCGCTGGCCGACCTGGACGACGGCGACCTGAAGTTCAGCACCGACTTCCGCAGCGTCTACGCCACCGTGCTGGACAAGGTCCTCGGCGCCGACCCGGCGCAGATCCTCGGGCAGGACCAACCCCGCATCGCCTTCCTGTGACGGTCGGCGGTCGGGCAGGTTTCTTCCCGACCGTGCAACCGGGCCCCGCACTCGCCGGTGTCTTTCCCAGACGCGGTGATCAGAACGCCGGGCGAGACAGAAGGCGGGGGCGGGGTGGCCGATTCACGAAGCACAGACTTCGGAGTGTTCTACGCGGCGACGGTGAATCGTGTGGCCGGGTACTTGTACGTCGTGCTCGGCGACAGGGCCGAGGCTGAGGACGCGGCGCATGAAGCGTATGCGCGGGCCTGGCAGCGCTGGTCCAAGGTCCGCGACTACGACGATCCCGAGGCGTGGGTGCGGACGGTCGCGTACCGGGTCGCGGTGAACTCCTGGCGCAAGGCGAAGAACCGCCTTGTCGCGCATCGCCGGAGCGAGAGTGTCGGCCGGCGAGACCATGCGGATCCCTCTGGGCTCTCGAGCGATCGTCTCGTGCTTGTCGAGGCGCTGCGGAAGATTCCCCGGGAGCAGCGGCAGGCCTTGGTGCTGTTCTACGTGCAGGGCCTCAGTATCGCGGAGATCGCGCACGAGACCGGTGCGCCGCCGAACACCGTCAAGGCGCGGCTCGCTCGCGGGCGGAAGGCTGTCGCTCCCTATGTCTCGGAGCTCAGCGACGATGCCGACGCCGACGCCGAGCGAGCCGCTACGACGCCTTCTGCGAAATCCGCCGGTGCCAAGTCCGGAAAGGAAGTGATCTCCAATGCCTGAGAACCTCGTTTCAGCTCTTGAGGCCCTGGTCGCCGACGGCCGGGAGCGAATCCGTCCGCTTCCGGAAGCGTCGGTCGTCGCGCGCGGCCGGTCGCGGCAGAGGCGGCAGCGTCTCACCGTTGTCACGTCGGCGGTCGGTGTCGTCGCGGTCACCGCCGGGCTCGCGATGGGGATCACCGGGAGCGGGTCCGCCGCGCCGGCGAACCCTGTGCCGACGCCTGTGCCGAAGCCGGTCGTGGCACCGCTCGACGCGAGTTTGTTCCTCGCCGGCCCCGACCTTCCCGACGAGTCCACGTTCCAGTGGAAGGTGGCGCCGAATCCGGGGCGGACCGATGACGGGCTCGAATACCCGATCTGCGGGACCGGTGGGGCGAAGGGGCCGGTGACCGCGCTGCGCGCCGAGCGGGCGCGCACCTTTCTGTACTCGTCGACCGAGACGATGAGTGACAGCAGCGAGACCCTTTATCAGTACCCGTCCGAGGCCGCCGCGCGGGCCGACTACACGGCGCTCGTGCCTGACGCTGCCGTGTGCGCACAGCATCCCATCGCCGGTTCCGGGGCGGGAGGCGACGACGGCCGCCTGACCGCGTCGACGACCGACGGTTTCGCCTGGGTGCAGACCGCTCCGTTGCCGGGGCCTCCGGCGCCTTCCATGACTCAGCACATCATGGTCGTCCTGTCCGGGACCACGATCGGGGTCTACGGCTACGTCGACAGTGCTGAGAAGACGATGCCGCAGTACAACACGGCCGACGATCCGCAGGCGCTGGCGCGGATGGCCGCGAGCCTGCGGAATCCGGGCTCCGGGCAGGTGTCGGGCCCGGCGCCGGCTCCGAGTAGCGCCTTCCTCGCCGCCGCGCAGATTCCGTTCGGGACCGGTCCGGGAGCCGATCATGGCTGGACGCAGTTGCCGGTGGTGCCTGCGGTCAGCGGAAAGGCGGCCGCGGTCAGTCTGTGCGGGTCGGATTTCACGGATGTCGTCGGCGGGGTCGGGTCGACCGAGGCGACGCGCGCGTTCGAGGCACCGACGGGGCCGGCCGGGGCGGCTGGACCTGACGCGCACGAGGTCATCCATTCGTTCCCGGACGCCCGGTCGGCGTCGGCGGCCTTCACTCAGGCACAGAAGCTCATCGGGCCTCAGCAGTGCCACAAGAGCGACCCGGGTGGCATGAGCTACGACTACAGCGTCGCGGCCGGGGTGGTCATCGGGTCCGGCTACTCGACGGGGATCAACGACGGAACGGCCGGGACCACCCACGAGTTCATCGTGGTCAAGGGGACGTATGTGGCTCAGTTGACCGTCATCTTCAGCAACCCCCAGCCTGCCGGGGCCCGGGGCGACACCGCGCAGATCCTTGCCCAGATGGCGGCGAGGCTGCCGTAGCCGGGAGCCGGGAGCCGGCGGCGTCGGCCGGGGGATCTCCCCCGGCCGACGCCGCCGACGTCTGTTCGAACCGTCGTTCGTCTGGCGCTCGGCGGAGAGCCGCATTCGGGTGAACACCCTGCGCGGGCCATGTGAAGATCATGTAGAAGGAGGCGGGAAGCGCCAGGGCGGCGCTCAGGCCGGGCTTAGACTCTCTGCCGTATAACTGGAAGCCCGGAGCGTCGTTTCAACTGAAGGAGGATCGGGTGGCACTGCTGGAGGCGATCCAGGGTCCGCGCGATCTGGACAAGCTCAGCTCCGAGCAGCTCGCTGAGCTCGCCTCGGAGATCCGCGCTTATCTGATCCCGACCGTGGCGAAGACGAGCGGGCACATCGGCCCGAACCTGGGAGTGGTGGAGCTCACCATCGCTTTGCACCGGGTCTTCGACTCGCCCAAGGACACCATCCTGTGGGACGTCGGCCATCAGGCCTACGTGCACAAACTCCTCACCGGCCGCCAGGACCTGTCCTCGCTGCGGCACTCCGGCGGCCTGTCGGGCTACCCGGCCCGCGCCGAGTCCGAGCACGATGTGATCGAGAACTCGCACGCCTCCACCGCGCTGGCCTACGCCGACGGCATCGCCAAGGCGCACCAGGTGCGCGGCGTCACCGACCGCCAGGTGGTGGCGGTGATCGGGGACGGCGCCCTGACCGGCGGCATGGCCTGGGAGGCGCTGAACAACATCGCCGCGGCCAAGGACCGCCCGGTGATCATCGTGGTCAACGACAACGAGCGCTCCTACTCCCCGACCATCGGCGGGCTGGCCGACCACCTGGCGACCCTGCGCACGACGCAGGGCTACGAGCGCTTCCTGGAGTGGGGCCGGGGCATGCTCGGCCGCACCCCGGTGATCGGCGCCCCGCTGTACGAGGCGCTGCACGGCGTCAAGAAGGGCCTGAAGGACGTCGTCGCCCCGCAGGGGATGTTCGAGGACCTGGGCCTGAAGTACGTCGGCCCGGTCGACGGCCACGACCTCGCCGGCATGGAGGCCGCGCTGCGCCGGGCCCGGCACTACGGCGGCCCGGTGATCGTGCACGCGATCACCCGCAAGGGCGAGGGCTACCCGGCCGCCCGCAACAACGTCAACGACCAGCTGCACCAGGTCGCCGTGGACAGCGACCCGGAGACCGGCCAGCCGCTGGTCCCGGCCGGCAAGTCCTGGACCTCGGTGTTCGCCGACGAGATGGTCAAGATCGGCGCGGAGCGCGAGGACGTGGTCGGCATCACCGCCGCCATGCTGCACCCGGTGGGCCTGGCCAAGTTCGCCGAGCGCTTCCCGGACCGGATCTTCGACGTCGGCATCGCCGAGCAGCACGCGGTGACCTCCGCGGCCGGCATGGCCTACGCCGGCCTGCACCCGGTGGTGGCGATCTACGCGACCTTCCTCAACCGGGCCTTCGACCAGGTCCTGATGGACGCCGCGCTGCACAACGCCGGTGTGACCTTCGTCGCCGACCGGGCCGGGGTCACCGGCAACGACGGCGCCAGCCACAACGGCATGTGGGACATGTCGATCTTCCAGGTGGTGCCCCGGCTGCGCATCGCCGCCCCGCGCGACGGCGCCCAGCTGCGGGCCCAGCTGCGCGAGGCGGTGGCCGTGGACGACGCCCCGACCATGATCCGCTTCTCCAAGGGCGCGGTCTGCCAGGACATCCCGGCGGTGGCCAAGGCCGGCTCGATGGACGTGCTGCGGAGCACCGCGGGTACCGGGCTGGCTCCGGACGTGCTGATCGTCAGCGTCGGGGCGATGGCGCAGGTCTGCCTGGACGTCGCCGAGCGGCTGGCCGACCAGGGCATCGGGGCCACCGTGGTGGACCCGCGCTGGGTCAAGCCGGTGGACCCGGCGGTGGTGATGCTGGCCGCCGAGCACCGGCTGGTGGTCACGGTCGAGGACAACGTCCGGGTCGGCGGCGTGGGCTGCGTGGTGGCCCAGGCGCTGCGGGACGCCGGCGTGCACACCCCGCTGCGCGACTTCGGCATCCCGGCGGAGTTCCTGGACCACGCCAACCGCGGCGAGGTGCTGGAGGAGATCGGCCTGACCGGGCAGCGCGTCGCGCACGAGGTCCTCGGTCTGGTCGCCGGGCTCGGCAGCAAGGCGTCGGCCGACGGCGCCGCTTCGTCCAACGGCTCGGCACCCAAAGTAGCAGCACGGTAGCAGCCTGCTGACTTTAGGGGGTTACCTCCCCGGCCACCGTTGCGTGGGAGGTAACCTCTCTTTCATGGGCGGCGAGGCGTAACAAGGCGATGGTCGCGACAGACGCTCCCACCCGAACCGGGCCGGGCCTGAACGGGCCTCCTGATCCGGAGCCCTCAGGCGTTCGAAGACTCTGGTGTTCCGCCCGCTTCCAACGGCTCTGGAACACCCCCCAGGCCTCGTGGACACGTGTCGTCCTTCTGTTCTTCGCAGTCGCCACCATCACCCACCTTCCGGGCTTCAGCCGCACCTTCTGGAATCCCGACGAGGGTTTCCTGGCCACCCAGGCCCGCGCGCTGAACACCGAGAACGGGCAGTTCTACCAGATCATCGTCGACCGCAAGCCGCCCCTGCTGCCGTACGTCTACGCCTGGGTGTTCCGGCTCGTCGGCGACCACGGCCTGTCCACGCTGGTGGTGATCCGGGCGCTGGCGATCTGCGTCCACGTCGTCACCGCGATCCTGATCACCCAGATCGCCAAGCGCCGCTTCGGCCGGCACGGCGTCTGGGCCGGGCTGCTGTACCTGCTCGGCTCGGCGGGCCTCGCGCCGGAGGACTCCCAGGCGGCCTCGTTCGAGGTCTTCATGCTGCCGTGGACCTGCGCGGCCTTCCTGCTCGCCGACAGCGCCCGCCGACATCCCCGGCGGGCCATCCCGCTGCTGGGCGGCTCCGGCGTCGCGGCGGCGCTGGCCACGCTCACCAAGCAGACCGCGGGCGTCACGATGCTCCCGGTGGCCTGGCGGGCCTGGAAGGACCAGCGCTGGAAGGGCCTGGTCGTGATCACCCCGGCGTTCATCCTGCCCATCGTGGGAGTGGCGCTGTGGGTCGGCTTCGGCGACTTCTTCTTCTGGGTGTTCACCGGCAACAGCGGCTATCTGACCTCGCTGGGCTCGTTCGGCACGATCATGGCGAGGTTCTGGGCGAACTTCGGGATCTTCATCGGCGCCTCGGCCGCGGCCTTCCTGGCGATCACGTACATGACGGCCCGCAACGGCATCTTCAAGGCCGACGCCGACCTGTGGCTGTGGCTGGCCGGTTCGGCGATCGGGGTCTCCAGCGGATTCCACTTCTTCGGCCACTACTTCCTGCAGATGCTTCCGCCGCTGGTGATCCTGGCCACCGGCGCGCTGCACCGCAACGGCTCGCGGCTGCGCTGGACCATGCTCGGGGTCACGGCCACGACCGCGACACTGTTCCTCACGCTGGCGTTCACCTGGCCGCGCACCGACATGGAACACGACTGGGAGGTCGCCCAGGAGGTGCAGAAGATCGCCGGCGCGGGCCGCTCGGAGCCGATCATCGTCTGGGGCATGGACCCCTCGATCTACTTCATGTCCGGGCAGATCCCGGCCAGCCGGTTCATCACCGCCGGCTTCCTGTCCGGCTTCGCCGGCGGCGGCGACCAGGACAAGGTCGCGCCGATCGTCTACACGCCGACCAGCCCGATCGTGGGCATGGCGCAGGACATCCTGAACCTGCAGAAGAAGGGGCAGGAGCCGGAGCTGTTCGTGGACGACTCCTGGGGCAAGCCGTACCAGCCCAAGGACATCCACGTCATCTCGGACCTGGTCAACAACTACTACACGTTCACAAAGGGCGTGGACCACACCTTCATCTGGAAGCTGAAGAACCCGGAGGGCCTGCGCGTGTGGGCCCAGACGATAGTCGACAAAGGGATGCAGGACGTGTGGGACAAGAACCAGTGGGACTTCCTCAACCCGCCGACGGACAACTGAGCGGCCATAATCGACGGTATGGCGCCGACCACACTCACCCGGGACACGCTGAACCGCACCCTGCTGGCCCGCCAGCATCTGCTGACCCCGCACAGCGGCTCGCTGTCCGAGACGGTCGAGGCGATCGGCGCGATCCAGGCCCAGTACTGGCCGGCCGTCGCGGTCTCGCTGTTCACCCGCAACGACGGCGCCACCCTGGAGTCGGTCTACGACGCCTTCGAGCGCCGCGAACTGGTCGTCGGCTCCTCGATCCGGGGCACGGTGCACGCCGTCAGCCGCGCCGAGCACCCGCTGTACGCGGCCGTGTCGGAGGCCACCAACGCCGACGTGCTCACCGCCAAGGCCGAGGCCAAGGATCCCGGCCTGCACGAACTGCGCGCGGCGGTTCTGAAGTTCGCCGCCGACCAGCCGCGCAGTGCTGCGGAGTTCGCGGACTTCGCCGCGAAGTGGGCGGCGGACAACCCGGGTCGCATGTCGGCGCCCAACCTGGAGTACCACGAGTCGCGCAGCTGGCGGCCGATCTACCGCAGCAACGCCCTGATCCGCTTCCCGGCGGACGGGAACTGGGCCCCGGCCACCGGCCCCAAGACGTACCTGTACTCGCCGGAACGGGCCGCCGATCCGGACGCGGCGATCGCCTCGCTGGTGCACCGGCACCTCGCGGCGTTCGGCCCGGCCGCCGCCGACGACGTCGCGGTGTGGCTCGGGCTGAAGGTCACGCGCGCCCGCGGCATCCTCGAAGGCTTCGACGACCTGGTCGCCTACACCGACGAGGCCGGCCGCACGCTCTACGACGTCCCGGACGGCGAGATCACCGACGCCGAGGTGAAGGCCCCGCCGCGCCTGCTGCCGCGCTTCGACAGCATCCTGCTCGCGCACAACGCGAAGCACCGGCAGCGGATCATCTCCCGCGAGTACTGGGAGCGGGTGTACAACGGCAAGAACCTGCAGATCCTGCCGTCTTTCCTGGTCGGCGGCTACATCGCGGGGATCTGGTCGGTGGAGGCGAAGAAGAAGCTGGCGACGCTGACGCTGGAGCCGTTCCACAAGCTGGGGAAGGCCGACACCAGGGCGCTGACGGCAGAGGCGGAGCGGGTGCTGCGGTTGCAGGCACCGGACTCCGCCTCGTACGCCGTCGAGTTCACCGGCTAGATGTCTGCCCGGTGATCTTGGGAACGGGAACTCTCAGTACCGGGACTTCGGCCGCTCCTGCAGCACCCCGTCGAGGTAGATGTCGACCTTCTCGTTGTAGACCGCGGCCAGGCCGGTGATCTTCTGCACCTCCGGGAACGGCGTCCGGTAGCCCCAGATGAGGTCGGTGTGGAGCTTGTCGCCGACCTGGACCGACCAGTACGTCGCCGCGCCCTTGTAGGGGCAGTGCGTGACGGACTCCGACGGCCGCAGGATGTCCTGGTTCAGTGCGGTGATCGGCACGTAGTAGCGCGGCGGCAGCCCGGTCTCGAACAGGATCATGCTGCCCGGCGAGTCGGCCAGGACCACGCCGTCCAGCTCGGCGCGGAAGTGGCGGGTGCTGGCCAGGACGTCGATGCGGCTGTAGGGGTCGCGCGGGTGCGTGTAGACCGGCTCGTCCTCCTCGAACCAGTCGAAGGCGTCGAAGTCGAACCGGACCGCGTCCCGCAGCTCCTCCAGCGGCGACTCCGGGACCGTGCGCGCCTTGCCGGCCGCCGTGGCACCGCCGATCAGGACGTCGTGCACCTGCGCGTCGCCGCGGCTCGGCGAGTGCTCGGACTCCCCGGTGGGCTTCAGCTCGGCCAGGACGTCCTTCGCCGGGACGTAGTAGGTCGGGTAGAACGGCTTCTCCCAGACGAGCAGCGGCCTCAGCGTGTCCGCCACCAGCCGGTTGTCCAGATAAAGCCGAACGCGCTTGGCGCCGGTCTCCACTTTCACGCGCCCGCGGGCGTCTGTCCCCATGATCCTGCCGCCTCTCGGACCGATCACCTTCAGATCAGTCGCACTCAGATCAGTCACACTCAGTCACGGATGGCGATGCGCAAGCGCCGGAAGCCCTTGCCTTTGTTCTCCACCTTCAACACCTCGATCTTGCCGATCCATCTCGTGGATTCGACATGGGTTCCGCCATCCGCCTGAGTGTCCAGGCCCACGATGTCGACGATCCGCACTTCCTCCAGCTCCGGCGGCACGAGGTTGGTGGCGGTGCGGATGATGTCGGGGATGGCGAAGGCCTCCTCGCGGGGCAGCACCTTCACGTCGATGCGGCGGTCCTGGTCCACCTCGACGTTGCAGGCGGCCTCGACCGTGGCCTTGAAGTCCGGCGGCACCTCGGGCAGGTTGAAGTCCATGCGGGCCGTCCCCGGCTCCATGTTCCCGCCGGTGACCAGGGCCCCGAAGTCGCGGAAGACGACGCCGGAGAGCAGGTGCAGCCCGGAGTGGGTGCGCATGAGCCAGGTGCGGCGCTCGTCGTCGAGCGCGCCGCGCACGGCGGTGCCCGCGGGCGGCAGCGGGTCCTCGTCGTGCGGGATCAGGACGAGGTCGTCGTCCTTGCGGGCCCCGACGATCCGGGTCCGCACCCCGCCCCACACCAGGACGCCCTCGTCCGGCGGCTGGCCGCCCCCGCCGGGGTAGAAGGCGGAACGGTCCAGGACCAGGCCCTCGGCGTCGGATCGCAGGACGGTCGCGTCCCATTCGCGCAGGGTCTGGTCGTCGAGGTCGAGGCGCTGGGTGTGCAGATGCGGAGTCGCCGTCATGCTGCCGAAGCGTAGTCCGGGGGCCGCCGCCGGCGGCGGATGCTTCGGGCGCGAGCTGCGGGCCAATCGCGGATGAGTGGCCCGGTGCCGCTGGCCGGCCTGCCGGGGGAGGCGCTCAGACCAGCTGGTAGCCGGCGTCCTCGATGGCGTCGCGCACCGCGGTGATCTCCAGCGGACCGT is a window of Catenulispora sp. MAP5-51 DNA encoding:
- a CDS encoding winged helix DNA-binding domain-containing protein is translated as MAPTTLTRDTLNRTLLARQHLLTPHSGSLSETVEAIGAIQAQYWPAVAVSLFTRNDGATLESVYDAFERRELVVGSSIRGTVHAVSRAEHPLYAAVSEATNADVLTAKAEAKDPGLHELRAAVLKFAADQPRSAAEFADFAAKWAADNPGRMSAPNLEYHESRSWRPIYRSNALIRFPADGNWAPATGPKTYLYSPERAADPDAAIASLVHRHLAAFGPAAADDVAVWLGLKVTRARGILEGFDDLVAYTDEAGRTLYDVPDGEITDAEVKAPPRLLPRFDSILLAHNAKHRQRIISREYWERVYNGKNLQILPSFLVGGYIAGIWSVEAKKKLATLTLEPFHKLGKADTRALTAEAERVLRLQAPDSASYAVEFTG
- a CDS encoding DUF1501 domain-containing protein, whose product is MDTVTRRRFLELSGVMSTGAFAAACSSSHGHPVGAPKLTPSGPQTSGAQLGAAAQHAPLAPGQGVLVLVTLYGGNDGLNTVIPYADPAYNSSRPDLAYSASQVLDLGEGLGFNPAMTGLHQMWQRKLCAVVRGVGYPQPNHSHFVSMDIWQTATPGDPTNSGWLGRWLDAQPDDQMRALKAVSVGGTLPPLLGGTKTAGSSLPIGQFRLPKPGPLDTGFTGLGQPSAQDSAVAAYAARDVADLFTVAKTFTPALASAADAAGAKGAAGAKGTKGAKAAAPAKAAKSSALAQQLDIVAECINASVPTRVYSVSLGGFDTHSAEKGTQSDLWGEVDKAVVDFQNAIAAGPHGKNVVTMLYTEFGRRVRANANQGTDHGTAGPVLLLGEPVNGGFYGAQPSLADLDDGDLKFSTDFRSVYATVLDKVLGADPAQILGQDQPRIAFL
- a CDS encoding DUF1800 family protein, producing MSIDQNRSAVAHLLRRAGFGASGAEIDAAAKAGYEATVTALLAPAGADPGAAATPMPDFPAMKVAKKGSAPDDYRMVGWWLARMAAVTQPLVEKRTFFLHGHFATSVQKVKSPGFMLEQNQTMRTLGGGDFGALAHAMVRDPAMMLWLDSAGNTSKAPNENLARELMELFTLGVGNYTEDDVRAGARALTGWRLDAGGKATLVPRLHDDTPKTILGKTADFDDTSFVDWILQQPASPKFVTGRFWDRFGMPGPIPADVSGRLLAAYGPNRDVTALLRALFLDPVFRGPQARYALVKQPTEYVVGVLRALNIKVDASQDAKDAAALRTALDGLGQMPFYPPNVGGWPEGTAWLTTAAAQTRFVFAQWAVAKGDLSQVQNSSPSQRIDAVAHLLGVDAFSDRSTAALTEVVADPRQLVTLALIAPEYLAN
- the dxs gene encoding 1-deoxy-D-xylulose-5-phosphate synthase; translated protein: MALLEAIQGPRDLDKLSSEQLAELASEIRAYLIPTVAKTSGHIGPNLGVVELTIALHRVFDSPKDTILWDVGHQAYVHKLLTGRQDLSSLRHSGGLSGYPARAESEHDVIENSHASTALAYADGIAKAHQVRGVTDRQVVAVIGDGALTGGMAWEALNNIAAAKDRPVIIVVNDNERSYSPTIGGLADHLATLRTTQGYERFLEWGRGMLGRTPVIGAPLYEALHGVKKGLKDVVAPQGMFEDLGLKYVGPVDGHDLAGMEAALRRARHYGGPVIVHAITRKGEGYPAARNNVNDQLHQVAVDSDPETGQPLVPAGKSWTSVFADEMVKIGAEREDVVGITAAMLHPVGLAKFAERFPDRIFDVGIAEQHAVTSAAGMAYAGLHPVVAIYATFLNRAFDQVLMDAALHNAGVTFVADRAGVTGNDGASHNGMWDMSIFQVVPRLRIAAPRDGAQLRAQLREAVAVDDAPTMIRFSKGAVCQDIPAVAKAGSMDVLRSTAGTGLAPDVLIVSVGAMAQVCLDVAERLADQGIGATVVDPRWVKPVDPAVVMLAAEHRLVVTVEDNVRVGGVGCVVAQALRDAGVHTPLRDFGIPAEFLDHANRGEVLEEIGLTGQRVAHEVLGLVAGLGSKASADGAASSNGSAPKVAAR
- a CDS encoding sigma-70 family RNA polymerase sigma factor, which encodes MADSRSTDFGVFYAATVNRVAGYLYVVLGDRAEAEDAAHEAYARAWQRWSKVRDYDDPEAWVRTVAYRVAVNSWRKAKNRLVAHRRSESVGRRDHADPSGLSSDRLVLVEALRKIPREQRQALVLFYVQGLSIAEIAHETGAPPNTVKARLARGRKAVAPYVSELSDDADADAERAATTPSAKSAGAKSGKEVISNA
- a CDS encoding alanyl-tRNA editing protein, which codes for MTATPHLHTQRLDLDDQTLREWDATVLRSDAEGLVLDRSAFYPGGGGQPPDEGVLVWGGVRTRIVGARKDDDLVLIPHDEDPLPPAGTAVRGALDDERRTWLMRTHSGLHLLSGVVFRDFGALVTGGNMEPGTARMDFNLPEVPPDFKATVEAACNVEVDQDRRIDVKVLPREEAFAIPDIIRTATNLVPPELEEVRIVDIVGLDTQADGGTHVESTRWIGKIEVLKVENKGKGFRRLRIAIRD
- a CDS encoding ArnT family glycosyltransferase encodes the protein MVATDAPTRTGPGLNGPPDPEPSGVRRLWCSARFQRLWNTPQASWTRVVLLFFAVATITHLPGFSRTFWNPDEGFLATQARALNTENGQFYQIIVDRKPPLLPYVYAWVFRLVGDHGLSTLVVIRALAICVHVVTAILITQIAKRRFGRHGVWAGLLYLLGSAGLAPEDSQAASFEVFMLPWTCAAFLLADSARRHPRRAIPLLGGSGVAAALATLTKQTAGVTMLPVAWRAWKDQRWKGLVVITPAFILPIVGVALWVGFGDFFFWVFTGNSGYLTSLGSFGTIMARFWANFGIFIGASAAAFLAITYMTARNGIFKADADLWLWLAGSAIGVSSGFHFFGHYFLQMLPPLVILATGALHRNGSRLRWTMLGVTATTATLFLTLAFTWPRTDMEHDWEVAQEVQKIAGAGRSEPIIVWGMDPSIYFMSGQIPASRFITAGFLSGFAGGGDQDKVAPIVYTPTSPIVGMAQDILNLQKKGQEPELFVDDSWGKPYQPKDIHVISDLVNNYYTFTKGVDHTFIWKLKNPEGLRVWAQTIVDKGMQDVWDKNQWDFLNPPTDN
- a CDS encoding DUF427 domain-containing protein, with the protein product MGTDARGRVKVETGAKRVRLYLDNRLVADTLRPLLVWEKPFYPTYYVPAKDVLAELKPTGESEHSPSRGDAQVHDVLIGGATAAGKARTVPESPLEELRDAVRFDFDAFDWFEEDEPVYTHPRDPYSRIDVLASTRHFRAELDGVVLADSPGSMILFETGLPPRYYVPITALNQDILRPSESVTHCPYKGAATYWSVQVGDKLHTDLIWGYRTPFPEVQKITGLAAVYNEKVDIYLDGVLQERPKSRY